One genomic region from Pseudomonas hormoni encodes:
- the zipA gene encoding cell division protein ZipA produces MEIGLREWLIVIGIIVIAGILFDGWRRMRGGKGKLKFRLDRSLSNLPDEDTSAELLGPPRVLDTHKEPQLDEHDLPSVSMPAREPRESGSKRGKRGHGEPSQGDMNLSLDLDGGPSFSSRDDDFPDDTKASPSVSDKEQPQAEEVLVISVICRDAAGFKGPALLQNILESGLRFGEMDIFHRHESMAGNGEVLFSMANAVKPGIFDLDDIDHFSTPAVSFFLGLPGPRHPKQAFDVMVAAARKLSQELNGELKDDQRSVLTAQTIEHYRQRIVEFERRALTQKR; encoded by the coding sequence ATGGAAATCGGTCTGCGCGAGTGGCTGATCGTCATCGGCATTATTGTCATTGCCGGTATTCTTTTCGATGGCTGGCGTCGCATGCGCGGCGGCAAGGGAAAACTGAAATTCCGTCTTGACCGGAGTCTGTCCAATTTGCCGGACGAGGACACCAGCGCCGAGCTGTTGGGCCCGCCCCGCGTCCTGGATACCCACAAAGAACCGCAACTGGACGAGCACGACTTGCCGTCGGTGAGCATGCCTGCCCGTGAACCGCGTGAGTCGGGTTCCAAGCGCGGCAAGCGTGGCCATGGCGAACCGTCGCAAGGCGACATGAACCTCAGCCTGGATCTGGACGGCGGCCCGAGCTTCAGCAGCCGTGACGACGATTTCCCGGATGACACCAAGGCCTCGCCTTCGGTCAGCGACAAGGAACAACCGCAAGCCGAAGAAGTGCTTGTGATCAGCGTGATCTGCCGCGACGCTGCCGGTTTCAAAGGCCCTGCGCTGTTGCAGAACATTCTGGAAAGCGGTCTGCGTTTCGGCGAAATGGACATCTTCCACCGCCACGAAAGCATGGCCGGCAATGGCGAAGTCCTGTTCTCCATGGCCAATGCGGTCAAGCCGGGCATCTTCGATCTGGACGACATCGACCACTTCAGCACCCCGGCCGTGAGTTTCTTCCTCGGTCTGCCGGGCCCGCGTCATCCGAAGCAGGCTTTTGATGTGATGGTGGCTGCAGCACGCAAGTTGTCCCAGGAGCTGAATGGCGAACTGAAGGATGACCAGCGCAGCGTACTGACTGCGCAGACGATCGAGCATTACCGTCAGCGCATCGTAGAATTCGAACGTCGTGCACTGACCCAGAAGCGCTAA
- the ligA gene encoding NAD-dependent DNA ligase LigA, with the protein MTAAKTRILELRAELDQHNYRYHVMDEPSIPDAEYDRLFHELKTLEAANPDLITSDSPTQRVGSAALSAFTQVRHEVPMLSLGNAFEETDMREFDRRVTEGLDLPAGDLFGGGAAVEYSCEPKLDGLAVSLLYQDGVLVRGATRGDGTTGEDISVNVRTVRNIPLKLQGSGWPATLEVRGEVFMSKAGFERLNATQLEVGGKTFANPRNAAAGSLRQLDSKITANRPLEFCCYGIGQVSADIADTHIGNLKQLQAWGMPISRELKLAHGIDECLDYYRDIGERRNGLAYEIDGVVFKVNSIASQRELGFRAREPRWAIAHKFPAMEELTELLDVEFQVGRTGAVTPVARLKPVKVAGVTVANATLHNMDEVARLGLMIGDTVIIRRAGDVIPQVVQVVMERRPDDARPVQIPQKCPVCGSHVERTQLVKRSKGRETVSEGAVYRCVGRLACGAQLKQAIIHFVSRRAMDIEGLGDKSVEQLVDEGLVSSPADLYALKFDDIVDLEGFAELSSKKLLSAIEDSKKPSLARFIYALGIPDVGEETAKVLARSLGSLERVQQALPQVLTYLPDVGLEVAHEIHSFFEDAHNQQVIADLLKHGLQIQDQGDLGAEFAASTTLGGFLDKLHIPSVGPGGAQKLADKFGSLEGVFGADWLDMRQALPEKQANSVREFFAVADNRLIAEAAEKQLRDFGMHWQSEKKVVEGLPLAGQTWVLTGSLELMSRDVAKDKLESLGAKVAGSVSAKTHCVVAGPGAGSKLAKANELGLKVLDEEAFVDFLKKQGVSI; encoded by the coding sequence ATGACCGCCGCCAAAACCCGCATTCTAGAGCTGCGCGCTGAGCTGGATCAGCACAACTATCGCTACCACGTGATGGACGAGCCGAGTATTCCGGACGCTGAATATGACCGGTTGTTCCATGAGCTCAAGACCCTTGAAGCGGCCAACCCCGACCTCATCACCAGCGACTCGCCGACCCAGCGCGTCGGCAGCGCGGCGCTGTCGGCATTCACTCAGGTGCGTCACGAAGTGCCGATGCTCAGCCTCGGCAACGCCTTCGAAGAAACCGACATGCGCGAGTTCGATCGCCGTGTGACGGAAGGTCTGGACCTGCCGGCCGGCGACTTGTTCGGCGGCGGGGCGGCGGTGGAATACAGCTGCGAACCGAAGCTCGATGGCCTGGCCGTCAGCCTGCTTTATCAGGATGGTGTGCTGGTGCGTGGCGCGACTCGCGGCGATGGCACCACTGGCGAAGACATCAGCGTCAACGTGCGCACGGTGCGCAACATCCCGCTCAAACTGCAAGGCAGCGGCTGGCCGGCGACCCTCGAAGTGCGCGGCGAAGTGTTCATGTCCAAAGCGGGTTTCGAACGGCTCAACGCCACGCAGCTGGAAGTCGGCGGCAAGACCTTCGCCAACCCGCGCAACGCGGCGGCGGGCAGTTTGCGCCAGCTGGATTCGAAGATCACTGCCAACCGCCCGCTGGAGTTCTGCTGCTACGGCATCGGCCAGGTTTCGGCGGACATTGCCGACACGCACATCGGCAATCTGAAGCAGCTTCAGGCGTGGGGCATGCCCATCAGTCGCGAGCTGAAACTGGCGCACGGTATCGATGAGTGCCTGGATTACTACCGCGATATCGGCGAGCGCCGCAACGGGCTGGCCTATGAAATCGACGGCGTGGTGTTCAAGGTCAACAGCATCGCCTCCCAGCGTGAACTGGGTTTCCGCGCTCGCGAGCCGCGTTGGGCGATTGCCCACAAGTTTCCGGCCATGGAAGAACTCACCGAGTTGCTCGATGTGGAATTCCAGGTCGGTCGTACCGGTGCGGTAACCCCCGTGGCGCGCTTGAAGCCGGTCAAGGTGGCGGGCGTCACCGTGGCCAATGCGACGTTGCACAACATGGACGAAGTCGCGCGTCTGGGCCTGATGATCGGCGACACTGTGATCATCCGCCGTGCGGGCGATGTGATTCCGCAAGTGGTGCAAGTGGTCATGGAGCGCCGTCCGGATGATGCGCGTCCGGTGCAGATTCCGCAGAAGTGCCCGGTTTGTGGTTCCCATGTCGAACGCACGCAGCTGGTCAAGCGCAGCAAGGGGCGCGAGACCGTCAGTGAAGGCGCGGTGTATCGCTGCGTCGGGCGACTCGCCTGCGGTGCGCAACTCAAGCAGGCAATCATTCACTTTGTCTCGCGTCGCGCGATGGACATTGAGGGGCTAGGCGATAAAAGCGTCGAGCAACTGGTCGATGAAGGCCTGGTGAGTTCTCCGGCCGATCTTTATGCGTTGAAGTTTGACGACATTGTCGATCTGGAGGGGTTTGCCGAGCTGTCGAGCAAGAAGCTGCTCAGCGCCATCGAAGACAGTAAAAAACCGAGCCTTGCCCGGTTTATCTACGCCCTGGGCATTCCCGATGTCGGTGAGGAGACGGCCAAGGTCCTGGCGCGCTCTCTCGGTTCGCTGGAGCGGGTTCAGCAAGCATTACCGCAGGTGCTCACGTACTTGCCGGATGTCGGTCTGGAAGTGGCTCACGAGATTCACAGCTTCTTTGAAGATGCGCATAACCAACAGGTGATCGCGGATCTGCTCAAGCATGGTCTGCAGATTCAGGATCAGGGCGACCTGGGCGCCGAGTTTGCGGCGAGCACCACGCTGGGCGGTTTCCTCGACAAGTTGCACATTCCTTCGGTCGGGCCGGGCGGGGCGCAGAAACTGGCGGACAAGTTCGGTTCGCTGGAAGGCGTGTTCGGCGCTGACTGGCTGGACATGCGTCAGGCGCTGCCGGAGAAACAGGCCAATTCGGTCCGCGAGTTTTTTGCGGTTGCGGACAATCGCCTGATCGCTGAGGCCGCTGAAAAGCAGCTGCGCGATTTCGGCATGCACTGGCAGAGCGAGAAGAAGGTCGTCGAAGGACTGCCGCTGGCCGGACAGACCTGGGTGCTGACCGGCTCGCTGGAATTGATGAGCCGCGACGTCGCCAAGGACAAACTCGAAAGCCTCGGCGCCAAGGTGGCCGGATCGGTGTCGGCCAAGACCCATTGCGTAGTGGCCGGGCCGGGTGCCGGTTCGAAGTTGGCCAAGGCTAATGAGCTGGGGTTGAAGGTTCTCGATGAAGAAGCGTTTGTCGATTTCCTGAAAAAACAAGGCGTCTCGATCTGA
- a CDS encoding zinc-binding metallopeptidase family protein: MHRFFEQLSSRIAAPFIGERSRNSKVWHCRCGQSLFFRNSQCLACSAALGYQPEHSRLSSLQPGLQADTWVLGADPDAGVFRRCANLDSPAACNWLLPANDHDALCLACSLNRTIPDLSIPENHERWRKVETAKRRLVAQLVSLGLQVIPKTVDEETGLAFDFIGVDLEGKPPTTGHANGLITLDIKEADDAHREQVRVQMREPYRTLLGHFRHEVGHYYWDRLIANSPWLEPFRNLFGDERASYADALDRHYQQGAPLDWQQHFVSAYATMHPWEDWAETWAHYLHMMDAVDTALGFGMSAREMDFDFQPFPSTTLYDPQHPGGAAFLSFVNAWIELAGMLNELSRSMGQPDFYPFVLPPAVIAKLHFIHLVIQQEGGRADEVLAQ, from the coding sequence ATGCACCGCTTCTTCGAACAGCTCAGCTCGCGCATTGCCGCGCCCTTCATCGGCGAGCGTTCGCGCAACAGCAAGGTCTGGCATTGCCGCTGTGGGCAGTCGCTGTTCTTTCGTAATAGCCAGTGCCTGGCCTGTTCGGCGGCGTTGGGTTATCAGCCTGAACACAGTCGTTTGTCGTCGCTGCAACCCGGCTTGCAGGCGGACACCTGGGTTCTGGGCGCCGATCCCGACGCCGGTGTGTTCCGCCGCTGCGCCAATCTCGATTCCCCTGCCGCGTGCAACTGGCTGTTGCCCGCCAACGACCATGATGCGTTGTGTCTCGCCTGTAGCCTGAATCGCACCATTCCTGATTTATCGATTCCTGAGAATCACGAACGCTGGCGCAAGGTCGAGACTGCCAAGCGTCGCCTGGTCGCGCAGTTAGTCAGCCTGGGTTTGCAGGTCATCCCCAAGACCGTGGACGAAGAGACCGGCCTGGCCTTCGATTTCATTGGTGTCGACCTCGAAGGCAAACCACCGACCACCGGCCATGCCAACGGCCTGATCACCCTCGATATCAAGGAAGCCGACGACGCCCACCGCGAGCAGGTCCGGGTGCAAATGCGCGAACCGTATCGCACCTTGCTCGGGCACTTTCGCCATGAGGTCGGGCACTATTATTGGGATCGGCTGATTGCCAACAGCCCGTGGCTGGAGCCGTTTCGCAACCTGTTTGGTGACGAGCGCGCGAGTTATGCCGATGCCCTGGATCGCCATTACCAGCAAGGCGCGCCGCTCGACTGGCAGCAACACTTCGTCAGCGCCTACGCCACCATGCATCCGTGGGAAGACTGGGCGGAAACCTGGGCGCACTACCTGCACATGATGGATGCGGTAGACACTGCCCTCGGATTCGGCATGAGCGCGAGGGAAATGGATTTCGACTTCCAGCCATTTCCGTCCACAACGCTCTACGATCCGCAGCATCCGGGCGGCGCGGCGTTCCTGTCCTTCGTCAATGCCTGGATCGAACTGGCCGGCATGCTCAACGAACTGTCGCGCAGCATGGGTCAGCCGGATTTCTACCCGTTCGTCCTGCCGCCGGCGGTGATCGCCAAGTTGCACTTCATTCACCTGGTGATCCAGCAGGAGGGCGGCAGGGCGGATGAGGTGTTGGCGCAATAA